Genomic window (Venenivibrio stagnispumantis):
GCAGAAGCAAGAACTATCAAAGGTATTGTCATATTTGGTGGAGATTCGTGAACATGCTCTCTTATATGAGGATCTAATCTGTCTGTGCTAAAGAATGTTAAGAAGAATAATCTGAATATATAAAATGCAGTCATAAATGCACCACCCCAAAGTAAAAGCCATACGAATTTATTAATCTCAAAAGCACCTTCTATAATAGGGTCTTTACTGAAGAATCCTACAAGAGGGGGAATGCCTGCAAGAGATAAAGAACCAATCAAGAATGTTCCCATTGTTATAGGCATAGCTCTTCCAATCTGCCCCATTTTTTGAACATCTAATAAGTGATGTAAAGCAATTAAAACACTACCTGAGCCAAGGAATAATAATGCTTTAAATACTGCGTGGGAAGTTAAATGGAACATTCCTTCTGAGAATAATCCAAGTCCTTCTGCTGCAAACATATATCCAAGCTGAGATAATGTAGAATATGCAATAATTCTCTTTATATCATTTTGAACTAATCCCATTGTTGCTGCTAAGAATGCAGATATTGTGCCTATGAATAAAACAGTATCTAAAGCTATTTCTGATGCAGCAAATATAGGCATTACCCTTGCAACCATATAAACACCGGCAGCAACCATTGTAGCTGCGTGGATTAAAGCTGAAACCGGTGTTGGGCCTTCCATCGCATTAGGAAGCCAGATATGTAATGGTATCTGAGCAGATTTACCGACTGCACCACCGAATAATAAAAGTGCAATTGCAGTAATTACAGGATAGCTTACCTCAGGAATTTTGTTAAACATATCTAAATAATCTAATGTTCCAAAAGTAACAAATGCAAGAAGAACCCCAAGTAAGAATAACCAATCACCTACCCTGTTTACAACAAAAGCTTCCATTGCCGCATTGGCAGCAGATTTTTTATAATGCCAAAAACCTATAAGCAGATATGAAGCAAGACCAACTCCTTCCCATCCGAAAAATAGCTGAACTAAATTATCTGCAAGTGTGAGCATTAACATTGCAAAAACGAATAAAGATAGATAAGCAAAAAATCTTGGATAAGAAGGATCTCCTTTCATATAACCGGTTGCGAATATAAATATAAAAGTAGATACACAGGTAACAACACAGGTCATCAATGCAGATAAAGGATCCCAGAATAAACTAACTGATATATCATAATTACCGATTGACATCCAAGTAAATAATTTTAAATCATAATGATTTCCGGTTTTGGCAACATCTATAAATCCAATTAAAGATGTAATAGCAGATATGGCTACACCTACAACTGCAACAATACCTGATAAAGGCTCTTTTAAAAATTTATAACCAAATAAGCCAATAATGATGAATGCAATTAAAGGCGAAAAAGGTATAATCCATAAATACTCCATAGCCCTAACCTCTCAACTCTGATATTTTTTCAACATCAACATCTTTCTTCATTCTGTATATAGCCATTATTAAGCCAAGACCTACTGCTGCTTCAGCTGCTGCTATTGTTAAGATAAAGAAAACAAAAACCTGTCCGGCAACATCATGTAATTTCATATCAAAAGCCACAAAAGCTATATTTACAGCATTAAGCATAAGTTCTGTTGATATTAGCATTGCAATAATATTTCTTCTAACAATAACACCGATTAAACCAAGCACCATCAAAAGACCACTTAGGGCTACATAGTATTCATAGGGAACCATATTACTCCTCCTCTACCTGTTCTTTTCTTCCAAGTATAATAGCACCAATCATAGCAACAAGTAATATAAGAGAGGCAACTTCAAATGGGAATAAATATTTTGTAAATAACATAGTAGCAACAGCCTTAGGATTTCCTATTTGCTGAATAATATTAGGAGAAAATGCACCTGTTGCAGATTTAAATGCTCCATAAACTGAAACATAAGCAAGCTCAAGAAATAACAAAAACCCAAAAGGTAATGATAAAAGTGTATATTTTCCATCAACAGATTTTCCTTTAAACTCCGGAACGGTAGATATAACTAAAACATAAAATACAACTATTGCAACAGCATAAATTAATATCTGCAAAGCACCTATCAAATCAGCACCGATATTGAAAAATAGCCCTGAGATAGCAATTAAAGTAGATATTAAAGATAATACTGCATGAACTATATTTTTAAAAAATACCACTCCAATAGCAGATATAACTGCTATAAATGATAATACCCAGAAAGCAATGTTATTTAGCTCCATTCTATATGCCCCCAAAGTTTTTTTCTTTCTTCATCATCTATCCATATTCTATCAGGCTCATTTTTTCTTCTTAAATCGTAATCTCTACCTCTTTCAGACATATCATCTTTATGAATAACACAATTTTTTCTTTGATAATCTGCAAGCTCATATATATCTGTCATAATTATACAATCAACAGGACAGGCATCTACACATAATCCACAAAATAAACAATTTAATAAATTCATATCAAATCTAACTACTTTCTTTTTTCCATTTGGAAGTTGAACTGCCTCTATCTTAAATAAAGAAGGCACAGGGCAGGCTTGCTGACACATATAACAGGCAACACATCTACTTTCTCCGGTATTTATATCCATAAATTTTTCAAGGACAGAAAAAGAAGGTGGTTCGTTTCCATTTTTTATCCTATGGGCATGGGCACCTCTAAATCTTTTAGGTGGAGTTAATTTTTCATAAGGATATTTTGTAGTAATAGTTTTCTTTATAAGATTTTTAAATGTAACCTTTAGACCTTTTATAAAATCTAAGAAAAATATCCTTTCTAATATAGTTAGATTAGGTCTTTCTACATACTTAACTTTAACCATTTTTTACCCTATTATCATAATTTCTATTGCAGTAATGAATATATTCAATAAAGATAACGGAAGCATAACTTTCCAGGCTATCTCTGTAATCTGGTCAACTCTATATCTTGGCAATGTCCAATGAACCCATAAGAAGAACATAAACATCATTGCTATTTTAAGGAAAAACCAAATAAATCCTGAGAATGGTCCAAAAATTTCAGGTCCTCTCCATCCTCCGAAAAATAGTATTACTGCAATAGCACTTAATAAAAATGTTCCTATATACCATTCTGCAAGCGGGAATAATCCAAATTTCATTCCGGAATATTCTGTATTGTATCCGGAAACAAGCTCTGCTTCTGCTTCCTGAACATCAAAAGGAGTTCTTCCTGTTTCTGCAAGGATTGCAAAAAGTATAACTATAAATGCAATAGGTTGATACCATATAAAAGCACCAAAAAATCCTTCCTGAGCATTGACAATCTCTTTTAGAGAAAAAGAACCGGCAAGCATTATAGGGCCAACCATAGCAAAACCGAGAGCCACCTCATAACCTATTAAAACTGCTGCTTTTCTAAGCCCACCAATCATAGGATATTTACTATTAGAAGCCCAACCTGCAAATATTACTCCGTATATACTAATGCTACCAAAAGCAAGGGCAAGTATTAAACCTATATTTAAATCGGTTATATAAGGAGCTATTTTTATTCCGAAAATTTCAAACTCATTTCCAAAAGGCACAACGGCAAGTATCATAATTGCCGGAACAAATGCAAGTAAAGAAGCTAAATAAAATAAAACTTTATCTACAGAGGATGGAACTAAATCTTCTTTTGTTAAAACTTTAAGAGCATCTGCTATAGGTTGTAGTAAGCCATGATAACCAACATGTAAAGGTCCTGGTCTTTGCTGGACATGTCCTGCAAATTTCCTTTCAATAAGAGTAAGGTATGCTGATAATAGGAACATTCCTACTATGAAAATAACAGATTTTACCGTCAAACTTATCAATAATCCTACTAACTCCATAGCAACCTCTTCTTTTGTATTTTCTTTAAACTATATTACCACAAATATTAAAAAAATTAAACACTGTTTTATTTATTTTTAACATATTTTAAAAATAAAAAGTTTTTATAATAACTTAATTATCTATCTGTTTCCCCAACAACAGGGTCTATACTACCAAGTAAGGCTACTGCATCTGCTACAGTTCTTCCTTTTATTAATTCTGGAAATATTTGAAGATTATAAAATGCTCCGGAGCGAATTCTTAATCTATAAGGTTTTCCTTCTCCTTTTGAGATTATGTAAAATCCAAGTTCTCCCCTTGGATTTTCTCCGGAAAGATATACTTCACCTTCCGGAGCTTGTTCTCCGTATATCCTTAGATTAAAATCTTTAACCATCGCTTCTATTGATAAAAATGTTTCTTGTAATGTTGGAAGAACATAAGGATTTTCTGTTGCTATATATTTATCATTTTTCAATTTTTCAAGTTTTTCAACACATTGTTTTACTATATTTAAACTTTGTTTCATCTCTTCCATTCTTATTAGATACCTATCATAAGCATCTCCAACTTTTCCTAAGGGTATTTCAAAATCTACATAAGGATATGCATCTATCGGCTCTATTGCTCTAAGGTCGTAAGCAACACCGGCAGACCTTGCCATTACACCTGTTAATCCATATTGGTAAACATCTTCCTCCGAAACTATACCTATATCTTTATTTCTTCTTATCCATATTCTATTTTTTGTAAGTAAATCTTCATAATCTTTTATTCTCTGAGGAAAATCTTTTATAAAATGCTTAATAACATCCAATGCTCCTTCCGGCAAATCATATCTTACTCCCCCTATTCTTATAAATGAAGAATTAAGCCTTATTCCTGCAATTCCTTCTATAATATCCATAATTTTTTCTCTTTCTCTAAATGTATATAAAAACATTGTGAGGGCACCTATATCAAGGGCAGTCGTTCCAAGCCATAAAAGGTGGCTATTTATTCTCTGCAGTTCAAATAACATTGTTCTAATCCATTTAGCTTTTTCCGGCACCTCTACGCCAAGAAGTTTTTCAACAGCATTAACATAAACAACATTACTACATATAGCAGATATATAATCCATTCTATCTGTATAAGGTATTATCTGGGTATATGTTATATCTTCTGCAAGTTTTTCTATTCCCCTATGGAGTTGTCCAATAATAATATCACAATGCTGGACAACCTCCCCTTCTAAATCAAATAAAAACCATATAGTTCCATGGGTTCCTGGATGAAGAGGTCCCCAGTTTAAAACTATCTGGGATTGTTTTTTTGGCATTCTTGCTTTTTGTGTTCTTTCTAAATCTTCCAAAGTAGGAATAGCAGTATGATATGGAGAGTAATCATGGGATGGTATATTTTCTCTTTCATTTAAAGATGGAAGATATGTATCCTGAATACCTTCCTTAGGAAAATCTTTTCTAAGTGGATGATAAGGATATCCTTCCCATAAAAATATTCTAACAAGATTCTCATGCCCTTCAAATTTTATACCGAACATATCATATATCTCTCTTTCAGCCCATTTAGCACCTTTCCAGAGAGATGTTAAAGAGGGAAAACTTTCTCCTTTTACAAAACTTTTTACAATAACCCTTTGATTTAATAAAGGAGAATAAAGAATAATAACTATCTCAAATCTTGGATTATTTAATAGATAATCAACAGCAGTCATATCTATAAACATTTTAAATTGGAAATCTTTATCTTCTTTTAAGAATTTAAGAACCGAAATTATATTATCTTGATTTGAAATAATGGAAACAATATCTTTATTTTTTTGAATTTGAATATGCGGAAAAGCCATTTTTAACTTTTCCGCTTTTTCTGTATCTAACCAAGGCAATATTTTACCTCTTTATTTTTGTATAGGGAAGGAAGCAGTAGGAACTCTTGCAGGAATTTCTTTAAGTTCTTTTCCTTCTTGTTTTGCTTTTATCTTTTTCTGAAGTTGCATAATTCCCCAAAGCAATGCTTGTGGTGTTGGAGGACATCCAGGAATATATACATCAACCGGAATAATTCTATCTACTCCTTGAAGTGTAGAATAAGTTGGGAATGGTCCGCCTGCAGAAGCACATCCACCCATAGATATAACCCATTTAGGGTCTGGCATCTGCTCATATATAAGCTTTAACATAGGAGCCACTTTATTTACAACTGTTCCGGCTACTATTAAAACATCAGACTGTCTTGGAGAACCTCTAAAAATAATTCCAAGTCTATCTGTATCAAATCTGGAAGCGGCTGTATGCATCATCTCAATAGCACAGCATGCAAGCCCTATGGAAACAGGCCAGAGAGAGTTTTTTCTTCCCCAGCTTAAAACTTCTTCTACTGTTGTTAAAATTATTCCGCTATTATTAATCACTGCCATTTTAATGCTCCTTTTTTCCAGGCATAAATATAACCGAGAATTAATATAAATAAGAATAAAAACATCTCTGTAAATATAAATCCTACATTGACCTGAGCTATTTCTCTAAATACTACAGCCCAAGGAAATACAAAAGCAGATTCAAGGTCAAATAAAACAAGTAGCAGTCCAAGAAGATAATATTTTTGGTCTATGGTTGTTCTGGCAGTTTTATCATAAAGAGGAACACCACATTCATAAGGATAGCCTTCCAAAGGCTCAGGAGTTTTTGGAGCAAGTAATCTATTTAAAACAAGCAAAACTACCCCTATGGCAGTAGCCACTATAAAAAATACTGCTAATCCTAAATAACCTGTCCCAGTCATATTCCTTCCTCTTTATTAAAATTTATTAATCTAAGATACAACATATTTAAAAATTTTGCAACTTTTTAAAACACTGTTTTATTAATGTTTAAAATGCCTCATATTGGTAAAAATCATTGCTATATTATGTTCATTACAAGCTTGTATTACTTCTTTATCCCTTATTGAGCCTCCAGGCTGTATTACTGCTTTTATTCCGTATTTTGCTGCATAATCTATACTATCTCTGAAAGGGAAAAATGCTTCTGATGCAAGGACAGAACCTTCTAAATCAAAGCCAAACTCCTGAGCTTTTTTTATTGCAGTTTCTAAACTATCTACTCTTGAAGTTTGTCCTGCTCCTATCCCAAGGGTTTTTTTATCTTTTGCTATTACTACCGAATTTGATTTTACATGTTTTACAACTTTAAAGGCAAATATTAAATCTTCAAGTTCTTTTTCGGTAGGTTTTCTTTCTGTAACTATCTGCAACTCTTTATATAACTGCTTATCTTTATCCTGTAATAATAATCCTCCGGAAATTCTTCTATAATCTAAGCCTTTATCTTCTTCAAAGAAATTATTAATCTTAACTACCCTTAAATTTTTCTTACTTTTTAATATCTCTAATGCTTCTTCTGTATAATCTGGTGCTATCACAACTTCTAAAAATGTTTCAGTTAAAGCTTTTGATAATTCTAAATCTACTTTTCTATTTAATGCAACTATACCACCGAATGCTGATTTAGGGTCTCTTGAAAATGCTATTTTATAAGCATCAACTATATTATCTGCGATAGCAACTCCACAGGGATTATTATGCTTGACTATAACAGCTGCAATTTCTTCAAATTCTTTAATGAGAGATACAGCAGATTCTACATCCAAATAATTATTATAGGACATCTCTTTTCCTTGTAAAATTTCTGCACCGGCTATGCTAAATCTATCTTCTATTGGTGAGATATATAAAGCCGCTTCTTGATGTGGATTTTCACCATATCTTAGGGTTTGTTTTTTTCTTACCGGAATGGTTAATTCTTCCGGAAATTTTTCATTTATCTCAAATTTTTCATTTAATACATTGGATATAATACTATCGTAAATAGCAGTATGTCTAAAAGCTTTTAACGCAAGTTTTTTCTTTGTTTGGATAGATATTTCGCTGTTATTTTTAAGTTCTTCTATTACTATTTTATAATCTTTTGGGTCAACAATTATTGCTACAAATTTATAATTTTTGGCAGAAGCTCTAACAAGAGCCGGTCCGCCTATATCTATATTTTCAATAAGCTCATCTAAATCTGCTCCTTTTTTTAATGTCGCTTCAAATGGATAAAGATTGATTGCTACTATATCTATTGGTGTTATATCGTTTTCTTCAAGTTGTTTTATATGTTTTTCATTGTCTCTTATTGCAAGAATTCCACCGTGTATTTTAGGATGTAATGTTTTTACCCTTCCATCTAATATTTCCGGAAAACCGGTTATTTCAGAAACTTCTAAAACCGGTATTCCCATTGATTTTATATATTTAGCTGTTCCGGAAGATGATATTATTTCATAACCCAGTGCATATAACTCTTTTGCAAAAAAATCTAAATCCGTTTTATCAGATACAGAGATTAAGGCTCTTTTTTTCAATTATTTTCCTCCGGTTTATTTTCTTCTTCCTGCAGAGACCTTTTTATAATATCATCCATTATATTTGCCAATAACTCTCCCCTATTATAAAGGGTATGTTCTCTGAATGCTCTTTCTCTGCCTGCTTTTGCTATCTCTTCTCTTCTTTTAACATCTTCTTCTAAATATTGATATAACTTTCCTTCTATCTCTATAAAATCCATTGGGTGATAGGTGATTATTTCTTCATCCGGTGTAAAGAATGCTTTTGAAGATAATCTTTCTTCTACAAAAGTTAAAGCTCCGGTAGCTACACTATCAAAAACCGTAAATCCAAGTCCGGAAGGTAAGAAAGGCGGTTGGCTTAAAAGGGATATTTTTGTCCTTGATAAGAAATTTATTATCTCTTGCTGGGTTTGTATATCTTCATAGATAACTATATTTTCTTTAGTTTCTCCTATCACCTGTCCTAAGATACTAACTTCAAAATTATCTATATTATCAATGATATTCCATCTTCTTAAATTCATAGCATATAAGCCAATTTCTACAAGTAAATTCATAAAATCATCTTCATTTTGTCTTTGGAAGTTATATATTGCTTCTTGAAACTGAGGATTAAATTGGGATATTAAATATCCGGAAGCAAATCTTATAGGAATATCTGGATTTCTATAAATTAATCTTCCAAGTTCTACTGCAAAGCCAAAAAGAGTGTCATCAAATCTTTCTCTCCAATTTTGCTCAATAATTGAAGGGTCTGTTATGGGACCTATAAAAGCTATATCAAAATCTTTTTCCATCATCGGTGGAATTTTGGAAGGATTTATTCCGGGAGCTAAAAATGCTACATTTTTTCCTATACTTGAAATCCATTGTCCGTGTTCAACATCTATTGTAAGGTAAAGTATCTGATTTGAGTTTAACACAGATTTTAATTTTGTAAAATGTATCATAGGGTCATCTATAAACCATGTTAAATGTATATTACCTAAAATATCGCAAAATGGTTTTTTCTCATTATCTCTTTCTGCAAAAATCATTCCATCAAGATTTATATCAAAGCTAAAAAGTGGTTTAAACTCAATAATTTCTTCTACTGTTTGCTGTATATTTTCAGGGGTTGGTTCTACCGTTTTTGTTTCATAACCTCTTGCAGATAATGACTTAGATAATGCTTCTATTATACTTTCATTAAAGCTTTTTGGGTCAGGTGTTTTTATAAATAAAACTCTTGGTTTGAAAACTTTATTTTCTTCCATTTTTAAATCTCCTCTATTTTTGTTCCTTTTTTATCTACATTTAATATTTTGTATTCTGCATTTATACCGGCTTCTTCAAATGCTTTAACCATAGATTTTCCTATTTCTTCAAAATTTTTATCTGATAATGCTACCATACTACTTCCGGCTCCACTTAAAGAAACACCTAATGCACCTGCTTGATAAGCATATTGGATAACTTTATCAAAATTTGGTATAAAAGATTTTCTATAAGGTTGATGAAATCTATCTTCCATTGCAACTTTAAGAAACTCATAATTTTTATTTATTATAGATGTAAGAAATAAAGATGCCCTTTGTAAATTAAATATTCCATCTTTTAATGGTATTTCTTTTGGAAGAACTGACCTTGCTTTTTCTGTTGAAAGCTCAAAATCAGGTATCGCTACTATAAATTTTAAATCTTCTGGAAAATCAATCTTTTGATAATAAGTTTTTTCTTCTGTTTTTAAAGCAGTTATAAATCCACCTTTCCATGCAGGAAGCAAATTATCCGGATGTGGCTCAAATCTGTATGCCCATTTAAAAAATTCTTCATCTGTAAGTTCTTTTTTATGAACATAAAAAGCAGTTACAATTCCTGCAACTATTGCAGTAGCACTGCTTCCAAGACCTCTTGCAACAGGAACATTATTTATCTGTTTTAATTTTGCACCTTTAAATTTTTTTCCTTCTGCTTCACAAAGTGTTTTTACCACTTGAATATAAAGATTATTTTCCGGATTTTGTAAAAATTTATTTTCCGGATAACTTTCTATATAAACTCCTTCTGCTTCTTCAACGATAAACTCATTATATAAATCAAGAGCTATACCGAATGTATCAAAACCTGCTCCGAGATTGGCAGATGTGGCAGGAACTCTTACTTTTATAACTTTACCCATTTATTCTACCTTCTAATATATCCACATATTCTTTTATTCCTTTTTGGATATTGTATTTTGGAATAAACCCAAGCTCTTCTTTTATTTTTGTCATATCTGCCTGAGTATATTCTTGATAAAAATCATAAGGACAATCAAAATATTCCGGTTCTAAATCTGTGCCTAGGGCTAAATTGAGATATTTAATTATATCATTAAAAGATGTGGCTTCTCCACTTCCTACATTGTAAACTGTTGACCTTGGAGCTTTAGCTGCGATGATTGTAGCATCTACTGCATCTTTTACATAAACAAAATCTCTTTTTTGTTGTCCCCATTTAAATATTCTCGGATTTTTGCCTTCTTTCATCTGTTTATAAAGCTGGTATATCATACTTGCAAATTTACCTTTATGGGCTTCTCTTGGTCCGTATACATTAAAATATCTAACACCTACTACTTTTAAAGCTGTTCTTTCAGAAAAATCTTCGGCAATATTATCCATAATATACTTAGAAAATGCATAAATATTTTCAGGATGTTTTTCCCTATCTTCTTTTAATGGAATTTGCTCTTTTACATTTCCATAAACAGATGCAGAAGAAGCATAAACTACTATGGATTCATTATCATAAGCATAATCAAGAATATTTCTAAATCCATCTACATTTTTTCTCATCATTAACTCTTGGTCTTTGACAGTTGTATCAGTTATAGAAGCAAGATGGAATATAACATCCGGTTTAAAATCTTCTAATTTAAAAAATATCTCATCTGTTGATACATCACAGGATAAA
Coding sequences:
- a CDS encoding NuoB/complex I 20 kDa subunit family protein encodes the protein MAVINNSGIILTTVEEVLSWGRKNSLWPVSIGLACCAIEMMHTAASRFDTDRLGIIFRGSPRQSDVLIVAGTVVNKVAPMLKLIYEQMPDPKWVISMGGCASAGGPFPTYSTLQGVDRIIPVDVYIPGCPPTPQALLWGIMQLQKKIKAKQEGKELKEIPARVPTASFPIQK
- the nuoL gene encoding NADH-quinone oxidoreductase subunit L, which encodes MEYLWIIPFSPLIAFIIIGLFGYKFLKEPLSGIVAVVGVAISAITSLIGFIDVAKTGNHYDLKLFTWMSIGNYDISVSLFWDPLSALMTCVVTCVSTFIFIFATGYMKGDPSYPRFFAYLSLFVFAMLMLTLADNLVQLFFGWEGVGLASYLLIGFWHYKKSAANAAMEAFVVNRVGDWLFLLGVLLAFVTFGTLDYLDMFNKIPEVSYPVITAIALLLFGGAVGKSAQIPLHIWLPNAMEGPTPVSALIHAATMVAAGVYMVARVMPIFAASEIALDTVLFIGTISAFLAATMGLVQNDIKRIIAYSTLSQLGYMFAAEGLGLFSEGMFHLTSHAVFKALLFLGSGSVLIALHHLLDVQKMGQIGRAMPITMGTFLIGSLSLAGIPPLVGFFSKDPIIEGAFEINKFVWLLLWGGAFMTAFYIFRLFFLTFFSTDRLDPHIREHVHESPPNMTIPLIVLASATVILGFFREFFINFLRPSLDPSNMKFLSEKTRVIVEEGLSRAHNVHIEANAFEFLIHSLTSGLGILILLTALSGIFLAYLMYQARKIDPVYVANTFKPIYITLYNRWFFDYIYYMIFVYGYYNLSKIMWKVGDRFIIEGIVNGSATLSVFSGDILRKTQTGRISAYVLQMLIGIFVFLTLFLFLRQGG
- the nuoD gene encoding NADH dehydrogenase (quinone) subunit D, translated to MPWLDTEKAEKLKMAFPHIQIQKNKDIVSIISNQDNIISVLKFLKEDKDFQFKMFIDMTAVDYLLNNPRFEIVIILYSPLLNQRVIVKSFVKGESFPSLTSLWKGAKWAEREIYDMFGIKFEGHENLVRIFLWEGYPYHPLRKDFPKEGIQDTYLPSLNERENIPSHDYSPYHTAIPTLEDLERTQKARMPKKQSQIVLNWGPLHPGTHGTIWFLFDLEGEVVQHCDIIIGQLHRGIEKLAEDITYTQIIPYTDRMDYISAICSNVVYVNAVEKLLGVEVPEKAKWIRTMLFELQRINSHLLWLGTTALDIGALTMFLYTFREREKIMDIIEGIAGIRLNSSFIRIGGVRYDLPEGALDVIKHFIKDFPQRIKDYEDLLTKNRIWIRRNKDIGIVSEEDVYQYGLTGVMARSAGVAYDLRAIEPIDAYPYVDFEIPLGKVGDAYDRYLIRMEEMKQSLNIVKQCVEKLEKLKNDKYIATENPYVLPTLQETFLSIEAMVKDFNLRIYGEQAPEGEVYLSGENPRGELGFYIISKGEGKPYRLRIRSGAFYNLQIFPELIKGRTVADAVALLGSIDPVVGETDR
- the rfaD gene encoding ADP-glyceromanno-heptose 6-epimerase, whose protein sequence is MHNILITGGAGFIGSNLALKLQELYPNSKIVILDDFSSANFKNLIGFKGIVLSCDVSTDEIFFKLEDFKPDVIFHLASITDTTVKDQELMMRKNVDGFRNILDYAYDNESIVVYASSASVYGNVKEQIPLKEDREKHPENIYAFSKYIMDNIAEDFSERTALKVVGVRYFNVYGPREAHKGKFASMIYQLYKQMKEGKNPRIFKWGQQKRDFVYVKDAVDATIIAAKAPRSTVYNVGSGEATSFNDIIKYLNLALGTDLEPEYFDCPYDFYQEYTQADMTKIKEELGFIPKYNIQKGIKEYVDILEGRING
- the thrB gene encoding homoserine kinase codes for the protein MGKVIKVRVPATSANLGAGFDTFGIALDLYNEFIVEEAEGVYIESYPENKFLQNPENNLYIQVVKTLCEAEGKKFKGAKLKQINNVPVARGLGSSATAIVAGIVTAFYVHKKELTDEEFFKWAYRFEPHPDNLLPAWKGGFITALKTEEKTYYQKIDFPEDLKFIVAIPDFELSTEKARSVLPKEIPLKDGIFNLQRASLFLTSIINKNYEFLKVAMEDRFHQPYRKSFIPNFDKVIQYAYQAGALGVSLSGAGSSMVALSDKNFEEIGKSMVKAFEEAGINAEYKILNVDKKGTKIEEI
- the nuoH gene encoding NADH-quinone oxidoreductase subunit NuoH: MELVGLLISLTVKSVIFIVGMFLLSAYLTLIERKFAGHVQQRPGPLHVGYHGLLQPIADALKVLTKEDLVPSSVDKVLFYLASLLAFVPAIMILAVVPFGNEFEIFGIKIAPYITDLNIGLILALAFGSISIYGVIFAGWASNSKYPMIGGLRKAAVLIGYEVALGFAMVGPIMLAGSFSLKEIVNAQEGFFGAFIWYQPIAFIVILFAILAETGRTPFDVQEAEAELVSGYNTEYSGMKFGLFPLAEWYIGTFLLSAIAVILFFGGWRGPEIFGPFSGFIWFFLKIAMMFMFFLWVHWTLPRYRVDQITEIAWKVMLPLSLLNIFITAIEIMIIG
- a CDS encoding glycosyltransferase; translation: MEENKVFKPRVLFIKTPDPKSFNESIIEALSKSLSARGYETKTVEPTPENIQQTVEEIIEFKPLFSFDINLDGMIFAERDNEKKPFCDILGNIHLTWFIDDPMIHFTKLKSVLNSNQILYLTIDVEHGQWISSIGKNVAFLAPGINPSKIPPMMEKDFDIAFIGPITDPSIIEQNWRERFDDTLFGFAVELGRLIYRNPDIPIRFASGYLISQFNPQFQEAIYNFQRQNEDDFMNLLVEIGLYAMNLRRWNIIDNIDNFEVSILGQVIGETKENIVIYEDIQTQQEIINFLSRTKISLLSQPPFLPSGLGFTVFDSVATGALTFVEERLSSKAFFTPDEEIITYHPMDFIEIEGKLYQYLEEDVKRREEIAKAGRERAFREHTLYNRGELLANIMDDIIKRSLQEEENKPEENN
- a CDS encoding NuoI/complex I 23 kDa subunit family protein, producing the protein MVKVKYVERPNLTILERIFFLDFIKGLKVTFKNLIKKTITTKYPYEKLTPPKRFRGAHAHRIKNGNEPPSFSVLEKFMDINTGESRCVACYMCQQACPVPSLFKIEAVQLPNGKKKVVRFDMNLLNCLFCGLCVDACPVDCIIMTDIYELADYQRKNCVIHKDDMSERGRDYDLRRKNEPDRIWIDDEERKKLWGHIEWS
- the purH gene encoding bifunctional phosphoribosylaminoimidazolecarboxamide formyltransferase/IMP cyclohydrolase is translated as MKKRALISVSDKTDLDFFAKELYALGYEIISSSGTAKYIKSMGIPVLEVSEITGFPEILDGRVKTLHPKIHGGILAIRDNEKHIKQLEENDITPIDIVAINLYPFEATLKKGADLDELIENIDIGGPALVRASAKNYKFVAIIVDPKDYKIVIEELKNNSEISIQTKKKLALKAFRHTAIYDSIISNVLNEKFEINEKFPEELTIPVRKKQTLRYGENPHQEAALYISPIEDRFSIAGAEILQGKEMSYNNYLDVESAVSLIKEFEEIAAVIVKHNNPCGVAIADNIVDAYKIAFSRDPKSAFGGIVALNRKVDLELSKALTETFLEVVIAPDYTEEALEILKSKKNLRVVKINNFFEEDKGLDYRRISGGLLLQDKDKQLYKELQIVTERKPTEKELEDLIFAFKVVKHVKSNSVVIAKDKKTLGIGAGQTSRVDSLETAIKKAQEFGFDLEGSVLASEAFFPFRDSIDYAAKYGIKAVIQPGGSIRDKEVIQACNEHNIAMIFTNMRHFKH
- a CDS encoding NADH-quinone oxidoreductase subunit J, whose protein sequence is MELNNIAFWVLSFIAVISAIGVVFFKNIVHAVLSLISTLIAISGLFFNIGADLIGALQILIYAVAIVVFYVLVISTVPEFKGKSVDGKYTLLSLPFGFLLFLELAYVSVYGAFKSATGAFSPNIIQQIGNPKAVATMLFTKYLFPFEVASLILLVAMIGAIILGRKEQVEEE
- a CDS encoding NADH-quinone oxidoreductase subunit A, which gives rise to MTGTGYLGLAVFFIVATAIGVVLLVLNRLLAPKTPEPLEGYPYECGVPLYDKTARTTIDQKYYLLGLLLVLFDLESAFVFPWAVVFREIAQVNVGFIFTEMFLFLFILILGYIYAWKKGALKWQ
- the nuoK gene encoding NADH-quinone oxidoreductase subunit NuoK; this encodes MVPYEYYVALSGLLMVLGLIGVIVRRNIIAMLISTELMLNAVNIAFVAFDMKLHDVAGQVFVFFILTIAAAEAAVGLGLIMAIYRMKKDVDVEKISELRG